The proteins below come from a single Conger conger chromosome 10, fConCon1.1, whole genome shotgun sequence genomic window:
- the npbwr2b gene encoding neuropeptides B/W receptor type 2b produces the protein MENISGSTNTNSMCNHSMDFYSFNSANRTDLNCTAPAQFLLQPDFYVVLPVIYSVICAVGLTGNTAVIYVILKAPKMKTVTNMFILNLAIADDLFTLVLPINIAEHLLHYWPFGEVLCKIILSIDHYNIFSSIYFLTVMSIDRYLVVLSTVRSRRMPYRTYRAAKIVSLCVWVLVILIVMPFTVFAGVYISHEDMERKSCVLSFPSPESFWFKASRIYTLILGFAIPVSTICILYTMMLYKLRNMRLNSNAKALDKAKKKVTVMVFIVLAVCLFCWTPFHLSTIVALTTDLRTTPLLIGISYFITSLSYANSCLNPFLYAFLDDSFRKAFKKMLECRPA, from the coding sequence ATGGAAAATATATCCGGCTCGACAAATACAAACTCTATGTGCAACCATTCTATGGACTTCTATTCCTTCAACTCTGCCAACCGGACCGATTTAAATTGTACGGCCCCGGCTCAGTTCCTCCTCCAACCGGATTTCTACGTCGTTCTGCCGGTCATATACTCAGTGATTTGCGCTGTGGGTTTGACAGGCAACACAGCTGTAATTTATGTAATCCTCAAAGCACCCAAAATGAAAACAGTCACTAATATGTTTATCTTGAACTTGGCGATCGCTGATGACTTATTTACATTAGTTCTGCCCATCAACATCGCTGAACACCTTTTACATTACTGGCCCTTCGGCGAGGTGTTGTGCAAAATAATTTTATCCATTGACCACTATAATATTTTCTCCAGTATCTACTTCCTCACTGTAATGAGCATCGATCGGTACCTAGTAGTTCTATCGACGGTGCGGTCCAGAAGGATGCCCTATCGCACGTACAGGGCTGCAAAAATAGTTAGCTTATGCGTCTGGGTGCTGGTGATTCTTATCGTTATGCCATTCACCGTCTTCGCTGGAGTTTATATTAGCCACGAAGAcatggaaagaaagagttgtGTGTTGAGTTTTCCCAGCCCGGAAAGTTTCTGGTTTAAAGCCAGTCGGATTTATACACTAATCCTCGGATTCGCCATCCCTGTTTCCACAATCTGCATTCTTTACACTATGATGCTTTACAAACTGAGAAACATGCGATTGAACTCCAACGCCAAAGCTCTAGATAAAGCGAAGAAAAAGGTGACAGTTATGGTGTTTATTGTGCTGGCAGTGTGCCTCTTCTGTTGGACCCCTTTCCACCTGAGCACTATCGTCGCCCTCACCACGGACCTGAGGACGACACCTTTATTGATCGGAATTTCCTATTTTATTACCAGTTTAAGCTATGCCAACTCGTGTCTAAACCCTTTCTTGTACGCATTCCTGGATGACAGTTTCAGGAAGGCTTTCAAGAAAATGCTCGAATGTAGACCTGCTTGA